TTTTCTACCGGCCTCTGCTATTGTTGATTGAGCCCGATACTCCACATTTATGTATGTTTCTGATCTACTCAAATTCAAACTGCACATCTACGTGCATGTATTTCCTCATCAGCTGAACAATAGACGAGGTAAATCCAGCCAACATTTGGCACTCTTCATGTGTTTTAGTCTCGGAAATCACTCCATGAATAACTAATTTGGTGAGATTAGGGCATCTTTGCAGTAGACCAGCAACCCACTGAGTAAAGACGTCATTAATTACCGTTGATCCCAGCTCCAACACATTGACATTCTCTAACAGAGATAATCCTTGTAAACCAGATTGAAGAATTCCCTCCCTTAAGTCGTCTCTTAAATCATAACTAACTGCAAGATGGTTTAATTGTGGGAAGCAAAGTGCAATCGTTTCCACATCCACAATTTCGTCCTCTTCATCAAATACAACGTCCCATAACCTGAGACTTCTCATCGTGGAGGATTTCGAAATCATCTGATAGAACTTGGACCAATTTATCGTGAAATTACTAACATCTACAGTTTCAAGATTATCAACAGCGTCACCGACATCGAGATGTATAATACTAACATCATCGATCTTGAAATACTTCAAAGTTCCTTTTCCGACGAGCTCAAAAAGCTCAAGCGCACAGTCTTTTAAGTGCAGATTCTCAAGGCTGTCAGCTTCCAATATAAACTTGTCCAAACTTATCGCTTCGATGTAGATACTCTTTAGTGTAGTGCTGTTCAGCTCAACAGTTACCTGTGCATAGGGGTGGCAAAATAAGTCCAGGAGAACATGATCCGCCAAACCCGCCCAAGTTTGGGCTGGTCATTGACCCGTTTCAGCCCAATCTATTTCAGCCCATCAAAAAATTGGGCTGTTATGTAGCCCAAATTGacccatgagaaatcttgtcaaGATATTTTCAAAAAGACAgtttttttatttgatattttaTATATGCTATCATAAAGGAAAAAATAGATTTATTAGGCATCTAAACAATTATAAgagaacaaacaaagaaattaaaacttagaAAGAATTGGGAGGGTTAGGCTATGACCCGCTTCTTAGCCTAGctcatttcagcccaagtaacttttgatTAGCTTAGCCCATTATTACCCGCCCACATTCAGTCCAACCCGGCCATCTGACACCCCTAGTTACCTGTGCATCCGACATTGCGATCTCCGGATTCATAAGAGCTAAAATTTCGATCTTCGGACAAGCTGTCAGTAATAAATTCAGATCCAATGCTGAAATACTGACATAACTTAATGAAAGGGATTTTAGGCAAAGGAACCTCTGATAATTTGGTTCGACCCCTGATACGGAATTATGAGCAAGCACCAACATTTCCAGCTTCTGTCTCCCGCATATATCAAGAATGTTAATATTCGGAGTCGTTCGGACATTGTAAAACAACCATTGCAACGATTCTCTCGTATACATGAGCCAAGCAACTACAGTGGAAGCCGAGAACTCGTCAACATCGTCCATCAATATTGATAAACCTTGTAAACGTGTAGTTTGAAACAATGTCTGAGTAATCAGTATCTCGAGCCTACTAGTACTTAGGTCTTGATAGAGTGGCCAATCATGAGAATTGAATGAAAGAGTATGGAGGTGTTTCTGACAAGCTTCGCGCCACTTTCTACACGTTGCGGAAGCTACGATTACATCCCTCGCTGCTCCGAGATGAGAGAGGATATTCCCAATGACCTCAACAGGAAGGTAATCCATATCACTGGAACAAGTAAAATAAAAATCAGAATTTGAATCCCAAAATGGATTCTCACAGGAAACTTTACAGTGGCtaagcttataagctggtcaaaTTGGCTTATAAGCACTTGTTAGCTTATCTACGCATTGGGTACGCCAAAGTGCTTTTAAGCCAAGTGCTTATAAGCAGAGGCAGATCCAGGATTTTAAGCTTGTGGgttcataaaaaaataaaataacatgCAAATTTGGGATAAGGATTTAGGGATTTTTTTGATAAGTAATTTGTGGAAGAACGACACAAGTTTTGAACACTAGTTTTTCTTGTTtcttactccctccggatcaaaaaaagagtccacttagccatttacacaccccttaagaaactacttacttcaagaaaaaaaatatgtaaattgactaaactaACCCTTATTAAATAgacattgggatttgatcacataagacttaataggggcaaatctgaaaagATAAGATTAATTGTTTCTTAGTTTAATAAATGGACACTTTTTTTACctaagaaaaaaaggctaagtggacactttttttttatccggagggagtatttgttTTGGTTTCAAATTTGACTTGAAATGTTGGGATTTGGAAAAAATAACAATTTATTGGCTGATTGCTTCTTTTTAGTTGACTTTGTAAcatatattttttcttaaaaaaagagcaaaaatgtGAAGCACTTGCATTTTATAACTGTCTTCTGCTTTTTAGAAGTCAAAAAGCGAGTTGAAATTTAAAAAACGATGGTAGGCAGGATCGATCACGCGCACACCCGGACGAAACACGCCTTAGGAGTTCCTGCGCTGCCCTGAAACCATCCATTCAGCCATTTAGTTATGGGTTCCTAACTGAAAATATTTATACTCTTCCTATATTTTCCAATATAATAATAGGACCTACGGTAGCTGGTGTGGGTTCCCGAGAACCCACGCCTGCTACTGGAGATCCGCCCCTGCTTATAAGCCATAAGCTGGTCATCCTCAACTTATGActttccagcttataagcacttttgcTTTGACCAAGTATTTTACTATTTTTATCCTTAACCTTTTTTTCTAATTCTCAAAATATCTTTCTCAAAACTAAACTCTTCGTTGTTCCTCCTTGTTTTACATGGATactttaaaaattataattttagcAAAAAATTTAAGGATATTTTAGTCACATTAACAAAAGAACGGCTTATCAGCACTGTTTGACCAAACACATCAACTGCTTGTTAACAGTTTCAGCATTTCTATCCAAATACGGAATTGTTTGTTTATAAAATTAGTTTTAGCACTTGAAACTTAATTAGCTATTTACAATcggctaatccaaacgggctcttaaaatCAAACCACATAGAAGCCCAAGAGTTTGCAACCTCTCAAGCCATTACTGTTATCCTAGTAACCCCAAAATGGGGCATCACCAAATTAATCAAGATTTGATTTTTTTCCTTCAATCATTGCATGAAAATTAAACTTTTAACCTTCACATACCACACTAACTAAACCAAATAACATGCATTCACCAATATATACACATAGCCAAAGAAACAATGCATCAAATGGGGGCCTCTAAAACACAACATCTTCACAACTTCTGAAGAAAAGAAACTGCATTTTATAACAAAGAAATTACTATCCCAAGATCTATAGCAATTTTCTGATTGTACAGCCAAAAAAGTTCAAGTTTTTTAACATACCCAATTGAGAAAACTGCAAAAAGAAACGAATGATTGATGCCATCCCACAGGATCACCAAGAAATGAGAACCAGAATTTTTTAGGTACCATTATTCTGCCCATGGAGGTGTAAGTATGAGAGAAGCAAATGGGAAGGATAATCTATTCAGAACCTagtaagccaaaaaaaataattatggtCTAAAAATCCTAGGGCCGCCTAATATCCTAGTAACCCCACAATGGGCATCACTATATTAATCAAgatttcatttttcttcaatCATTGCATAAATTTTAACTTTCAACCTTCAAATATGCCACTAACTAAACCAAATAGAACCCAAAGATTTAGTAACCTCTCAAGATTACTATTATCCTAGTAGCCCCTCAATGGGGCATTACCGCATTAATCAAGACTTCATTTTTCTTCAATCATTGCATAAATTTTAATTTTCAACCTTCAAATATGCCACTAACTAAACCAAATAGAACCCAAAGATTTAGTAACCTCTCAAGATTACTATTATCCTAGTAACCCCTCAATGGGGCATTACCGCATTAATCAAGACTTCATTTTTCTTCAATCATTGCATAAATTTTAATTTTCAACCTTCAAAAAAGGCACTCACTAAACCAAATAGAACCCCAAGAGTTTGTAACCTCTCAAGATTAGTATTATCCTATTAACCCCACAATGGGGCATCACCACATTAATCAAgatttcatttttcttcaatCATTGCATAAATTTTTTACTTTCAACCTTCAAAATGACACTAACTAAACCAAATAGAACCCAAAGAGTTCGTAACCTCTCAAGATTACTATTATCCTAGTAACCCCACAATGGAGCATTACCAAATTAATCAAGATTTGGTTTTTCTTCAATAATTGCATGAATTTTAACTTTCAACCTTCTAATAAAACACTAAAAAAACCAAGTAACAATCATTAATGCATCAAATGGGCGCCTCAAGAACACAATAATTTCACAATTTCTG
The sequence above is a segment of the Lycium barbarum isolate Lr01 chromosome 6, ASM1917538v2, whole genome shotgun sequence genome. Coding sequences within it:
- the LOC132600585 gene encoding F-box/LRR-repeat protein At1g67190-like produces the protein MDYLPVEVIGNILSHLGAARDVIVASATCRKWREACQKHLHTLSFNSHDWPLYQDLSTSRLEILITQTLFQTTRLQGLSILMDDVDEFSASTVVAWLMYTRESLQWLFYNVRTTPNINILDICGRQKLEMLVLAHNSVSGVEPNYQRFLCLKSLSLSYVSISALDLNLLLTACPKIEILALMNPEIAMSDAQVTVELNSTTLKSIYIEAISLDKFILEADSLENLHLKDCALELFELVGKGTLKYFKIDDVSIIHLDVGDAVDNLETVDVSNFTINWSKFYQMISKSSTMRSLRLWDVVFDEEDEIVDVETIALCFPQLNHLAVSYDLRDDLREGILQSGLQGLSLLENVNVLELGSTVINDVFTQWVAGLLQRCPNLTKLVIHGVISETKTHEECQMLAGFTSSIVQLMRKYMHVDVQFEFE